The Papaver somniferum cultivar HN1 chromosome 3, ASM357369v1, whole genome shotgun sequence genome includes a region encoding these proteins:
- the LOC113359367 gene encoding uncharacterized protein LOC113359367, which translates to MELDAAGEHMKLQLNELEEIRNDAYESSRIYKEKTKAFHDKMISRKSFEVEQKVLLFHSRFKLFPGKLRSRWIGLFVVTNVFVHGAIEIISLKTGLVSKVNDHCLKPYYEQFMTENQDMVALSDPLPLEE; encoded by the coding sequence ATGGAATTAGATGCAGCCGGTGAACATatgaaacttcaactcaatgagttagaagagatACGAAATGATGCATATGAAAGTTCAcgcatttacaaagaaaagaccaAAGCTTTCCATGATAAAATGATTTCCCGAAAGAGTTTTGAAGTAGAGCAGAAAGTTCTTTTATTCCATTCTCGTTTTAAATTGTTTCCGGGTAAACttaggtccagatggattggactatttgttgttactaatgtgtttgtgCATGGTGCAATTGAAATTATTAGTCTCAAAACAGGGCTGGTTTCTAAGGTCAACGACCATTgtttgaaaccatactatgagcaATTTATGACAGAGAATCAGGATATGGTCGCATTGAGTGatccactccctctggaggagtaa